A window of Coregonus clupeaformis isolate EN_2021a chromosome 28, ASM2061545v1, whole genome shotgun sequence contains these coding sequences:
- the LOC121542554 gene encoding uncharacterized protein LOC121542554 isoform X1 gives MDNTWSDGDGCSRHNMAHWESAPPAGERQYLTHWERERQWLNHEEEAAMRAHYNSHRQISQMDFRGHGAQEIQPPPLYHQGHHRMAQSQNIRDWPNLSGPLRGQSPPNVTLLRSGERTEAWTKYEPHFPSYEFLPPIFVERGHEDISLHHNADRDYMVGRTVKHNNLHYLESKWQMFNPTHSNEHSRGHSNEYSRGCSRGGSSIRSRGGSSERSRGGSSRRSRGGSSGCSRGGSSGHSRAHSSRSPRLDFQAKHVNPSQTTTNSSPDIQNANITPTVPVVNNEHSETTSGRTAGPVRDSTSLVQAFTATAQQCVSMDLPSTGGRESGVIYLKAAQVTNANTHGILGHSLPSQAITQQTDNLPGNAALVSHTQTSATPEQQHALFPSPKPLTETPQDKPPHKHKISLNEIQDWLQSVLRSKNGPVNGNNSTQDLSQSQQSSTEKMDVLQAGNTYRHLNTKNDQARPTERFNAEDSTVRLEITSTPRCMTLTAVATAPPPVAIVPPMGPQQSPEPMETENAGNEVPFKVLHAWSINEQQAESLWERAKDDASSRTVLNETVQVESVMEYYKPVDASATCSLASTGEDIDEVLQVNPQMDKSSPSPFVHTNPQATDIVRICGTQTIVDVSANGADERTLDLSTIDEVQFKLSTLQQLVSYLESAATITEAKDGCLEAILEMYWGGDTSNLLKALKDKRDEKIMQDVSAWAAEDEKAVVVFAVSGISLGEVVENFPIPAHIDSSSQVGYRSSWLNVNEKLYDIDKESGRAWSLWFIPDKAEESSKVVGGVKMDDTFHSKMETVDLPAQQPVEAEVTDSDLATNTVLMMDADPLTDADSETEPLSPMILTVLTSEDAVRLLAESEAPDADLTTDSNCPTDADLKTVTDLTTDSDTDSLSPMNLTILTSEDNMRLFCQIENGSDLQLGSPEPCSENQDKTQTKQLENIVSGSLDKSCYCPCIIETDNGFESGLCSSCQREKGLQQGTRCITIAHCFTVSDTSENSDQETEATDSDLTTNTALMMDADPPTDTDLPTDAFSEREPLSPMILTVLTSEDAVRLLAETDSGGKATVDNQCRDKKQIQSTEEEGDDNQSSDNKTEGEMQKCTSVVPITDFFFWSDTSEDSDQETEENPNELHAQIEAHASNVKRTEPETDAKAPCESAQEHNTQSKVSLGSEDRERRQEKDQDCRMSTSPLPKVETPSKLRSNIIADNWCSPIEDCGSPVYKYDKVADFVTQYKTCKSNKKIYIYMEKEKTLHPKSSDRQKPKKSHGKAERGQSLSQPPKSSGVKATVNNQRRDKKPHASRKRRHLTKSDENQCTDKKRGSSTEKESENNQSRDKKRRPSIENVGEGSQSRDNMSQMRRTSTETEGRNSGDSKELQCQLVEREQDSGSGNAPLCPGVKTLHVQQSSTTTVPLKLSINVPKKPSTNGSPSKHTEEVPKMTKEHPKNKAPNKTSRHRSPAKSVSPVVKERQRNGVKHKQKMQRLEVRLEKLSFSKHLVRKGSPPSRKRVEDRGDPGGLGVKVSKNADSSMKLKRKAESDLTSQQTLTKIPKELNRNEKGWFSKNECENDSPPPKPKLPRIPKLPRTPEVSKDGNEGENREETSPSASPESQTLNKPARVAHKPKPFIKPASSNGNSPGSHACPNPARVSPPYGNGHFGEKVSARQQVFSDWESSFVPTPTPRTRRRSGCPPEEVERPQASPRSSLETRIIRPILKRVDAPPKPKQNISFALNPRAVHYFMPRESENYVMFNRSYMDPEDAQRSDEDEEDAPVNCQNTKEQPPVREEKRQDIGELKPGPSGACEKSFKRKREMQEPTAILMKKSIVQANHWMKSLHREPPKDSRHSGKDTDHKPLANKYAKKNGVGYKWSEKQTKRPNEIEGSSPNARPTHSNHPASSQNVSPPRGHHSSSSQLRRVEPTARHHSSPMNEWNERWSGDRTDS, from the exons ATGGATAACACTTGGAGCGATGGTGACGGATGCAGCCGCCATAATATGGCTCACTGGGAAAGTGCTCCACCTGCTGGTGAAAGACAGTACCTCACCCACTGGGAAAGGGAACGCCAGTGGCTGAACCATGAGGAAGAAGCTGCCATGCGGGCCCACTACAACTCCCATAGACAAATCTCTCAAATGGACTTCCGTGGACATGGGGCACAAGAGATCCAGCCGCCTCCTCTGTATCATCAGGGCCATCACAGAATGGCTCAGAGTCAGAACATAAGGGATTGGCCCAATCTCTCTGGACCCTTAAGAGGCCAGTCACCCCCTAATGTAACCTTACTCCGCAGTGGAGAAAGAACAGAAGCATGGACTAAGTATGAACCCCACTTCCCCAGCTATGAGTTTTTACCCCCAATCTTTGTCGAAAGAGGGCATGAGGACATTTCTCTTCACCATAACGCTGACCGTGATTATATGGTTGGTCGGACAGTGAAACATAACAATCTCCATTACTTGGAAAGCAAATGGCAGATGTTCAATCCCACCCATTCCAATGAACATTCAAGGGGACATTCTAATGAATACTCAAGAGGATGTTCTAGGGGTGGCTCTAGTATACGGTCAAGGGGTGGCTCTAGTGAACGTTCTAGGGGTGGTTCTAGTAGACGTTCTAGGGGTGGGTCTAGTGGATGTTCGAGGGGTGGGTCTAGTGGACATTCTAGGGCCCATTCCAGCAGGTCTCCCAGGCTGGACTTCCAGGCTAAGCATGTCAACCCTTCTCAAACTACGACCAACAGTTCTCCAGACATTCAGAACGCCAACATCACTCCAACTGTTCCTGTGGTCAACAATGAACACAGTGAAACAACATCAGGACGAACAGCAGGTCCTGTGAGAGATTCTACATCACTTGTGCAGGCCTTCACTGCGACTGCACAGCAGTGTGTTTCTATGGATCTCCCTTCCACGGGAGGTAGAGAATCTGGTGTCATTTACCTAAAAGCAGCCCAGGTAACAAATGCAAACACCCATGGTATACTAGGACATAGTCTTCCTTCCCAAGCCATAACACAACAAACCGATAATCTTCCTGGCAATGCTGCTCTGGTTTCTCACACCCAGACCTCTGCCACCCCTGAACAGCAACAtgctctctttccttctcccaaACCTCTCACTGAGACACCTCAGGACAAACCACCTCATAAACATAAGATCTCACTCAATGAAATACAGGACTGGCTCCAGAGTGTTTTAAGATCTAAAAATGGACCCGTAAATGGGAACAACTCTACACAAGACCTCTCTCAGTCCCAACAATCCAGCACAGAGAAGATGGATGTTTTACAAGCAGGCAATACGTACCGACATCTAAACACCAAAAACGACCAGGCGAGGCCCACTGAGAGATTTAATGCTGAGGACTCCACTGTACGGCTAGAGATTACGTCCACCCCCAGGTGTATGACCCTGACGGCAGTCGCCACCGCTCCGCCCCCCGTGGCTATCGTCCCTCCAATGGGTCCACAGCAGTCCCCAGAGCCCATGGAGACAGAGAATGCAGGCAATGAGGTGCCATTTAAGGTTTTACATGCCTGGTCCATCAACGAACAACAGGCAGAAAGCCTTTGGGAAAGAGCTAAAGATGATGCAAGTTCTCGAACTGTCCTAAATGAGACGGTTCAAGTTGAGAGTGTTATGGAGTATTATAAGCCTGTAGATGCATCTGCAACATGTTCACTGGCATCTACTGGAGAGGACATTGATGAGGTACTTCAGGTCAATCCACAGATGGACAAGAGTTCACCTTCACCATTTGTCCACACCAACCCTCAGGCAACTGATATTGTACGCATTTGTGGTACCCAGACAATTGTGGACGTTAGCGCTAATGGCGCAGATGAGAGAACTCTTGATTTGTCCACAATTGATGAAGTTCAGTTTAAGTTAAGTACGCTGCAACAACTGGTTAGTTATCTGGAGAGTGCAGCAACAATCACAGAGGCAAAGGATGGTTGTCTAGAGGCCATATTGGAGATGTATTGGGGCGGGGATACCTCTAACCTGTTAAAAGCTTTAAAAGACAAAAGGGATGAGAAAATCATGCAGGATGTGTCTGCCTGGGCTGCAGAGGATGAGAAGGCAGTGGTTGTCTTTGCAGTCAGTGGTATATCACTGGGAGAAGTCGTCGAGAACTTTCCCATTCCAGCACATATTGACAGCTCTTCCCAGGTGGGTTACAGGTCATCATGGTTAAATGTCAACGAGAAGCTGTATGACATTGACAAAGAATCTGGAAGAGCTTGGTCTCTGTGGTTTATACCAGATAAAGCAGAGGAGAGTTCCAAAGTGGTTGGGGGAGTAAAAATGGATGACACCTTCCACAGCAAGATGGAGACTGTGGACTTGCCTGCACAACAACCTGTTGAAGCAGAAGTAACAGACTCTGACCTCGCAACAAACACAGTCCTCATGATGGACGCAGACCCCCTAACAGACGCAGACTCAGAGACAGAACCCCTTTCCCCAATGATTTTGACCGTCCTCACATCAGAGGATGCTGTGAGACTGCTTGCTGAATCAGAGGCACCAGATGCAGACCTCACAACAGACTCAAACTGCCCAACAGATGCAGACCTCAAAACCGTCACAGACCTCACAACAGACTCGGACACAGACTCCCTTTCCCCAATGAATTTGACCATCCTGACATCTGAGGATAACATGAGACTGTTTTGCCAGATCGAAAATGGCTCTGACCTCCAACTCGGGTCCCCTGAACCATGCTCTGAAAACCAAGATAAGACACAGACAAAGCAACTAGAGAATATAGTAAGTGGCAGCTTAGATAAGTCCTGCTACTGTCCTTGTATTATTGAAACTGACAATGGGTTTGAAAGTGGCCTATGCTCCAGttgtcagagagagaaaggattgcAGCAAGGTACAAGATGTATAACAATCGCTCACTGCTTTACCGTGTCAGATACAAGCGAAAATTCAGATCAGGAGACAGAAGCAACAGACTCGGACCTCACAACAAACACAGCCCTCATGATGGACGCAGACCCCCCAACAGACACAGACCTCCCAACAGATGCATTCTCAGAGAGAGAACCCCTTTCCCCAATGATTTTGACCGTCCTCACATCAGAGGATGCTGTGAGACTGCTTGCTGAAACAGACTCTGGGGGGAAGGCGACTGTGGACAATCAATGCAGGGACAAGAAGCAGATACAATCAACTGAAGAAGAGGGTGATGACAATCAATCCAGTGACAATAAAACAGAGGGAGAAATGCAGAAATGTACAAGCGTCGTACCGATCACTGACTTTTTTTTCTGGTCAGATACAAGTGAGGATTCagatcaggagacagaggagaaccCTAATGAACTACATGCTCAGATTGAGGCTCATGCTTCTAATGTTAAAAGGACAGAGCCTGAAACTGATGCCAAAGCACCATGTGAGTCAGCCCAAGAACATAATACCCAAAGCAAAGTCAGTCTTGGTTCTGAGGATAGGGAAAGACGGCAAGAGAAGGACCAAGACTGTAGGATGAGTACATCACCACTTCCCAAGGTTGAAACCCCCTCTAAGTTAAGATCTAACATCATAGCAGACAACTGGTGTTCACCTATAGAGGACTGTGGTTCACCTGTATATAAGTATGACAAAGTTGCTGACTTTGTCACCCAATACAAAACCTGCaagtcaaataaaaaaatatatatatatatggaaaagGAGAAAACCCTCCATCCAAAGTCATCTGATAGACAAAAGCCCAAGAAAAGCCATGGGAAAGCAGAGAGGGGACAGTCACTATCCCAACCCCCTAAGAGCTCTGGGGTGAAGGCAACTGTGAATAATCAACGCAGGGACAAGAAGCCACATGCGTCACGCAAGAGGAGACATTTGACAAAGAGTGATGAAAATCAATGCACAGACAAGAAGAGGGGATCATCAactgagaaagagagcgagaacaATCAAAGTAGGGACAAGAAGAGGAGAccttcaattgaaaatgtgggtGAGGGCAGTCAATCTAGGGACAATATGTCACAGATGAGGAGAACTTCAACTGAAACTGAAGGCAGGAACTCAGGTGACTCCAAAGAGTTGCAGTGCCAGTTGGTGGAAAGAGAGCAGGACAGCGGCAGTGGAAACGCACCGCTGTGCCCTGGGGTGAAAACCCTCCATGTGCAGCAATCATCAACTACCACCGTTCCTCTCAAACTCTCCATAAATGTCCCCAAAAAGCCTTCCACAAATGGCTCACCATCCAAACATACTGAGGAAGTCCCCAAAATGACAAAGGAACATCCAAAGAATAAAGCCCCGAACAAAACTAGCAGGCACCGCTCCCCTGCAAAGTCAGTGTCTCCTGTTGtcaaagagaggcagaggaatgGCGTCAAACACAAGCAAAAAATGCAACGCCTGGAAGTCAGATTGGAAAAGCTGTCCTTTTCCAAACATCTTGTCAGGAAAGGTTCTCCACCAAGCCGGAAGAGGGTGGAGGATAGAGGAGACCCTGGGGGTTTAGGGGTAAAGGTTTCTAAGAATGCTGACTCGTCCATGAAACTAAAACGTAAGGCAGAGAGCGACTTGACATCCCAACAGACGTTGACAAAGATTCCGAAGGAGTTGAATAGGAATGAGAAAGGATGGTTTTCAAAAAACGAGTGTGAGAACGACTCGCCGCCCCCCAAGCCAAAGCTGCCAAGGATTCCCAAGCTTCCGAGGACTCCAGAGGTTTCAAAGGATGGGAatgagggagagaacagagaagagacaTCTCCCAGTGCTTCACCTGAATCACAAACGCTGAACAAACCTGCAAGAGTGGCACACAAGCCGAAACCTTTTATCAAGCCTGCCAGTTCCAATGGTAATAGCCCAGGTAGTCATGCTTGCCCTAATCCGGCTAGGGTATCGCCGCCATATGGCAATGGACATTTTGGGGAAAAAGTCTCTGCGAGGCAGCAGGTGTTCTCTGATTGGGAGAGCAGCTTTGTCCCGACTCCAACCCCCCGGACTCGCAGACGATCAGGGTGTCCTCCAGAGGAAGTGGAACGTCCACAGGCCAGTCCCAGGTCCAGCTTGGAGACCAGGATCATCCGACCCATTCTAAAACGTGTCGATGCTCCGCCAAAACCCAAGCAGAACATCAGCTTCGCTTTGAATCCAAGGGCGGTGCACTACTTCATGCCCCGTGAATCTGAAAATTACGTCATGTTCAACAGGTCTTACATGGATCCTGAAGATGCACAGCGTTCTGACGAGGATGAGGAAGATGCTCCTGTGAACTGCCAGAACACGAAGGAACAGCCCCCTGTTAGGGAAGAGAAGCGGCAAGATATAGGGGAGCTGAAGCCTGGACCAAGCGGTGCATGTGAAAAGAGCTTCAAAAGGAAGCGTGAAATGCAGGAGCCCACTGCCATTTTGATGAAGAAGAGCATTGTTCAGGCAAACCATTGGATGAAGTCTCTCCATCGTGAACCTCCAAAAGACTCCAGACACTCGGGTAAGGACACCGATCACAAGCCACTGGCAAACAAATATG CAAAAAAAAATGGAGTTGGTTACAAGTGGTCAGAGAAACAGACGAAGAGGCCAAATGAAATTGAAG GTTCCTCTCCGAATGCAAGGCCCACTCACAGTAACCATCCAGCTTCCTCTCAGAATGTAAGCCCCCCTCGGGGTCACCATTCATCCTCCAGCCAATTGAGAAGAGTTGAGCCAACAGCCAGGCACCATAGCTCTCCCATGAACGAATGGAACGAGCGGTGGTCAGGAGACAGAACTGATTCGTAA